From a single Sphingobium lignivorans genomic region:
- a CDS encoding SDR family oxidoreductase: MTNWTSSDIPPQWNRDVIVTGTGGLGFQDALALATAGANVVIAGRNPEKGAAAVAAIKRAVPGAQVRFGKLDLADLGSVAAFAGQLAQEQDSLDLLINNAAVMRPPERRETRDGFELQFGTNYLGHFALTAHLLPLLRKGQEPRVVTLSSVAARQGAIDFEDLQAERSYRSMHVYAQSKLACLMFALELSRRSKAAGWGIESLAAHPGITRTDLIVNGSGRSSLHGRLRRYLWFLFQPAWQGALPTLFAATDPSARDGGYYGPDRLGGTRGYPTDEQPPRQALDDAAAARLWELSLDLAKVQFA, translated from the coding sequence ATGACGAACTGGACGAGCAGTGACATCCCGCCCCAATGGAACCGCGATGTGATCGTGACGGGCACCGGGGGGCTTGGCTTCCAAGATGCGCTTGCCCTGGCCACCGCCGGCGCCAATGTCGTGATCGCCGGGCGCAATCCCGAGAAGGGCGCTGCGGCAGTCGCGGCGATCAAGCGCGCCGTGCCTGGCGCACAGGTGCGGTTCGGGAAGCTGGACCTCGCCGATCTCGGCTCGGTCGCGGCCTTCGCGGGGCAGCTTGCGCAGGAACAGGACAGTCTTGATCTGCTCATCAACAATGCGGCGGTCATGCGCCCGCCGGAACGTCGTGAAACGCGCGACGGCTTTGAACTGCAATTCGGCACCAACTATCTCGGGCATTTCGCGCTTACTGCGCATCTGTTGCCGCTGCTGAGGAAAGGGCAGGAACCACGGGTCGTGACGCTCAGCAGCGTCGCGGCGCGCCAGGGAGCGATCGACTTCGAGGACCTGCAGGCCGAGCGCAGCTACCGCTCGATGCATGTCTATGCCCAGTCCAAGCTCGCCTGCCTCATGTTCGCGCTCGAGCTGAGCCGGCGCAGCAAGGCGGCCGGCTGGGGCATCGAGAGCCTCGCGGCGCATCCGGGCATCACGCGCACGGACCTCATCGTGAACGGCTCGGGCCGATCCAGCCTTCATGGCCGGCTGCGTCGCTACCTCTGGTTCCTGTTCCAGCCCGCCTGGCAAGGCGCCTTGCCGACACTTTTCGCGGCAACCGATCCCTCGGCGCGAGACGGCGGCTATTATGGACCCGACCGGCTTGGCGGCACGCGAGGATATCCAACCGATGAGCAACCGCCCAGGCAGGCGCTGGATGACGCCGCCGCCGCGCGTCTGTGGGAGCTGTCCCTGGACCTGGCGAAAGTGCAGTTTGCTTGA
- a CDS encoding MarR family winged helix-turn-helix transcriptional regulator, producing the protein MPDKQEGTAQDSIGAWAKRCYFAGRDVMDSVLRPHGLGSVQWYVLHRLATVGPVIQRDLGRLLEIERATMSGIVATLVRKGLVEQVPDQADQRQKLLRLTDAGAKLWTTLPDLSFIRAVAFGGMDAADIETAIGVLRTATERLESLLEKGNRP; encoded by the coding sequence TTGCCGGACAAACAGGAAGGCACAGCGCAGGACAGTATCGGCGCCTGGGCGAAGCGCTGCTATTTCGCCGGTCGGGACGTCATGGATTCCGTTCTGCGTCCCCATGGCCTTGGCTCCGTGCAATGGTATGTTCTGCACCGGCTTGCCACGGTGGGCCCAGTCATCCAGCGCGATCTGGGACGGCTGCTGGAGATCGAACGGGCGACCATGAGCGGCATCGTCGCCACGCTCGTGCGCAAGGGGCTGGTCGAGCAGGTGCCCGATCAGGCCGACCAGCGGCAGAAGCTGCTGCGCCTTACCGATGCCGGCGCGAAGCTGTGGACCACCCTGCCCGACCTGTCCTTCATTCGCGCCGTGGCGTTCGGCGGAATGGACGCGGCCGATATCGAGACCGCGATCGGCGTGCTCCGCACGGCAACCGAACGGCTCGAAAGCCTGCTTGAGAAAGGAAACAGACCATGA